The following are encoded together in the Hippoglossus stenolepis isolate QCI-W04-F060 chromosome 12, HSTE1.2, whole genome shotgun sequence genome:
- the ablim1a gene encoding actin-binding LIM protein 1a isoform X4 has translation MPTLPNLNSLGKLCSSSRSQNVDRVKVKRKSSVKRMSIIEDGHVAEVLYLIPKLYMEQLPHLDPNDYYLSERLNDVATVAHAQDTNHHSTEKPLIQCYKCGEPCKGEVLRVQNKHFHLKCFTCKVCGCDLAQGGFFMKNGEYLCTLDYQRMHGTRCNGCGDFVEGEVVTALGKTYHPACFVCTICKRPFPAGDRVTFNGKDCLCQYCVEPMSPGPKDILGSSNCAGCGRDIKNGQALLALDRQWHLGCFKCKACSKVLTGEYISKDGAPYCEKDYQIHFGVQCEACHQFITGKVLEAGDKHYHPSCARCSRCNQMFTEGEEMYLQGSTVWHPGCKNTTRTEERHRERLLPPSLLFLQKTERQPTRSSSESICSRPGSSIPGSPGHTIYAKVDNEILDYRDLAAIPKVKAIYDIERPDLITYEPMYTTSLDEREERRESVGELHTARRERSPLPDDKFSRNMSPTPPPEGSYDRRERILQRSTSQGSIGSPVYNRHGYTPTLSRSPQHFHRPGTDPPSGRSSPLPLRPDSRPITPPLSLTPKHFHLPDQGINIYRKPPIYKQHAPIGSEGRRRSREDEEEEALKRKQLQEEHLNKIQSGLGKLILKEEKEKEQIRERHARSLSAQRYDSKQSNCDADPTSPTKTNSLPGYGRNGLHRPQSTDFTQYNSYSDMYGGGREFQHIKDGRAALARMDRGVSMPNMLEPKVYPYEMLMITSRGRAKLPRDVDRTRLERHLAPETFFDIFGMEIQEFDRLPLWKRNDMKKKAKLF, from the exons ATGCCGACTCTGCCTAATCTCAACAGCCTGGGAAAACTGTGCAGCTCCAGCCGCAGTCAGAATGTCGACCGCGTCAAGGTGAAGCGCAAGAGCTCGGTCAAGCGCATGTCCATCATTGAGGATGGGCATGTGGCTGAGGTCCTGTATCTCATTCCCAAACTGTACATGGAGCAGCTGCCCCACCTCGACCCAAACGACTATTATCTGAGTGAGAGGCTGAACGATGTCGCCACAG TGGCTCATGCGCAGGACACAAACCACCACTCCACAGAGAAGCCCCTGATTCAGTGCTACAAGTGTGGGGAGCCATGCAAGGGTGAGGTGCTGCGGGTGCAGAACAAGCACTTCCACCTCAAGTGCTTCACCTGTAAAG TGTGTGGCTGTGACCTCGCCCAGGGGGGCTTCTTCATGAAGAATGGAGAGTATCTGTGCACGCTGGACTACCAACGCATGCACGGCACCCGCTGCAATGGCTGTGGGGACTTTGTGGAGGGGGAAGTGGTCACCGCCCTGGGGAAGACCTATCACCCTGCCTGCTTCGTCTGCACCATCTGCAA GCGACCATTCCCTGCTGGGGACAGGGTGACCTTTAATGGGAAGGACTGTCTGTGTCAGTACTGTGTCGAGCCCATGTCTCCAGGACCAAAGGACATCCttggctccagca ATTGTGCAGGATGTGGTCGAGACATTAAGAACGGACAGGCCCTCCTAGCGCTGGACAGACAGTGGCATCTGGGCTGCTTTAAGTGTAAGGCCTGCAGCAAAGTGCTTACCGGGGAGTACATCAGCAA GGATGGCGCCCCCTACTGTGAGAAGGATTACCAGATCCATTTTGGAGTTCAGTGTGAGGCGTGTCATCAGTTCATCACAGGGAAAGTGCTGGAG GCAGGAGACAAGCACTACCACCCCAGTTGTGCGAGATGCAGCAGGTGCAACCAGATGttcacagagggagaggagatgtACCTGCAAG gatcCACCGTTTGGCATCCTGGCTGCAAGAACACGAccagaacagaggagagacacagggagcGG CTATTGCCTCCGTCCCTCTTATTCCtccaaaaaacagaaaggcag CCTACGAGGTCGTCATCTGAGAGTATTTGTTCCAGACCTGGTTCAAGCATACCTGGCTCACCGGGTCACACGATCTAT GCAAAAGTAGACAATGAGATCCTTGATTACAGAGACCTAGCTGCTATTCCAAAAGTCAAAGCCATTTATGACATTGAGCGTCCTGATCTTATTACCTATGAACCTATGTACACCACCTCcctggatgagagagaggagagacgagagagTGTGGGAGAG CTCCACACTGCCAGGAGGGAACGCTCCCCGCTGCCCGATGACAAG TTCTCAAGGAACATGTCACCAACCCCACCTCCTGAG ggctcCTACGACAGGAGGGAACGTATCCTCCAAAGGTCGACAAGTCAGGGCTCCATAGGATCACCAGTTTATAATCGCCATGGTTACACCCCAACCTTGTCACGGTCCCCGCAGCATTTTCACAGGCCAG GCACTGACCCGCCAAGTGGCCGGAGCTCCCCACTCCCGCTCAGGCCCGACAGCCGGCCGATCACTccgcctctctctctgacccctAAACATTTCCACCTCCCAG ATCAGGGGATCAACATCTACAGAAAACCACCCATTTACAAACAACACG CACCCATAGGTTCAGAAGGAAGGCGACGATCCAGagaagacgaggaagaagaggccTTGAAAAGAAAGCAGCTCCAGGAGGAACATCTCAACAAG attcAGTCTGGTTTAGGAAAGCTCAttctgaaggaggagaaggaaaaagaacagATCAGGGAGCGTCACGCACGTAGTCTCTCCGCTCAGCGCTACGACTCTAAACAGAGCAACTGTGACGCAG ATCCAACTTCACCAACAAAAACTAACTCTTTGCCGGGCTATGGAAGGAATGGGCTACACCGG CCCCAGTCCACGGACTTCACCCAGTACAACAGCTACAGCGACATGTATGGGGGAGGCAGAG AGTTTCAG CACATTAAGGATGGCCGTGCAGCACTTGCAAGGATGGACAGGGGAGTATCTATGCCTAATATGTTGGAACCAAAA GTGTACCCCTATGAAATGCTCATGATAACCAGTAGAGGGAGAGCTAAACTGCCCAGGGATGTGGACAGAACCAGACTGGAG CGCCACTTAGCGCCCGAAACGTTCTTTGACATCTTTGGAATGGAGATCCAGGAGTTTGACAGGCTTCCCCTGTGGAAACGCAACGACATGAAAAAGAAGGCCAAGCTCTTCTAG
- the ablim1a gene encoding actin-binding LIM protein 1a isoform X5 has protein sequence MGERNTERNQPGYDGLCNYAQKITSCFGLDVAHAQDTNHHSTEKPLIQCYKCGEPCKGEVLRVQNKHFHLKCFTCKVCGCDLAQGGFFMKNGEYLCTLDYQRMHGTRCNGCGDFVEGEVVTALGKTYHPACFVCTICKRPFPAGDRVTFNGKDCLCQYCVEPMSPGPKDILGSSNCAGCGRDIKNGQALLALDRQWHLGCFKCKACSKVLTGEYISKDGAPYCEKDYQIHFGVQCEACHQFITGKVLEAGDKHYHPSCARCSRCNQMFTEGEEMYLQGSTVWHPGCKNTTRTEERHRERLLPPSLLFLQKTERQPTRSSSESICSRPGSSIPGSPGHTIYAKVDNEILDYRDLAAIPKVKAIYDIERPDLITYEPMYTTSLDEREERRESVGELHTARRERSPLPDDKFSRNMSPTPPPEGSYDRRERILQRSTSQGSIGSPVYNRHGYTPTLSRSPQHFHRPEALTGMQKLCSSLCSNSVGSRNSDSRPTSPFRHHFLPHSQGTDPPSGRSSPLPLRPDSRPITPPLSLTPKHFHLPDQGINIYRKPPIYKQHAPIGSEGRRRSREDEEEEALKRKQLQEEHLNKIQSGLGKLILKEEKEKEQIRERHARSLSAQRYDSKQSNCDADPTSPTKTNSLPGYGRNGLHRPQSTDFTQYNSYSDMYGGGREFQHIKDGRAALARMDRGVSMPNMLEPKVYPYEMLMITSRGRAKLPRDVDRTRLERHLAPETFFDIFGMEIQEFDRLPLWKRNDMKKKAKLF, from the exons TGGCTCATGCGCAGGACACAAACCACCACTCCACAGAGAAGCCCCTGATTCAGTGCTACAAGTGTGGGGAGCCATGCAAGGGTGAGGTGCTGCGGGTGCAGAACAAGCACTTCCACCTCAAGTGCTTCACCTGTAAAG TGTGTGGCTGTGACCTCGCCCAGGGGGGCTTCTTCATGAAGAATGGAGAGTATCTGTGCACGCTGGACTACCAACGCATGCACGGCACCCGCTGCAATGGCTGTGGGGACTTTGTGGAGGGGGAAGTGGTCACCGCCCTGGGGAAGACCTATCACCCTGCCTGCTTCGTCTGCACCATCTGCAA GCGACCATTCCCTGCTGGGGACAGGGTGACCTTTAATGGGAAGGACTGTCTGTGTCAGTACTGTGTCGAGCCCATGTCTCCAGGACCAAAGGACATCCttggctccagca ATTGTGCAGGATGTGGTCGAGACATTAAGAACGGACAGGCCCTCCTAGCGCTGGACAGACAGTGGCATCTGGGCTGCTTTAAGTGTAAGGCCTGCAGCAAAGTGCTTACCGGGGAGTACATCAGCAA GGATGGCGCCCCCTACTGTGAGAAGGATTACCAGATCCATTTTGGAGTTCAGTGTGAGGCGTGTCATCAGTTCATCACAGGGAAAGTGCTGGAG GCAGGAGACAAGCACTACCACCCCAGTTGTGCGAGATGCAGCAGGTGCAACCAGATGttcacagagggagaggagatgtACCTGCAAG gatcCACCGTTTGGCATCCTGGCTGCAAGAACACGAccagaacagaggagagacacagggagcGG CTATTGCCTCCGTCCCTCTTATTCCtccaaaaaacagaaaggcag CCTACGAGGTCGTCATCTGAGAGTATTTGTTCCAGACCTGGTTCAAGCATACCTGGCTCACCGGGTCACACGATCTAT GCAAAAGTAGACAATGAGATCCTTGATTACAGAGACCTAGCTGCTATTCCAAAAGTCAAAGCCATTTATGACATTGAGCGTCCTGATCTTATTACCTATGAACCTATGTACACCACCTCcctggatgagagagaggagagacgagagagTGTGGGAGAG CTCCACACTGCCAGGAGGGAACGCTCCCCGCTGCCCGATGACAAG TTCTCAAGGAACATGTCACCAACCCCACCTCCTGAG ggctcCTACGACAGGAGGGAACGTATCCTCCAAAGGTCGACAAGTCAGGGCTCCATAGGATCACCAGTTTATAATCGCCATGGTTACACCCCAACCTTGTCACGGTCCCCGCAGCATTTTCACAGGCCAG AGGCTCTGACAGGCATGCAGAAGCTCTGCTCCTCCCTGTGCAGTAACAGTGTGGGCTCCAGAAATAGTGACTCCCGCCCCACCTCCCCTTTCAGACACCACTTCCTCCCCCATAGCCAAG GCACTGACCCGCCAAGTGGCCGGAGCTCCCCACTCCCGCTCAGGCCCGACAGCCGGCCGATCACTccgcctctctctctgacccctAAACATTTCCACCTCCCAG ATCAGGGGATCAACATCTACAGAAAACCACCCATTTACAAACAACACG CACCCATAGGTTCAGAAGGAAGGCGACGATCCAGagaagacgaggaagaagaggccTTGAAAAGAAAGCAGCTCCAGGAGGAACATCTCAACAAG attcAGTCTGGTTTAGGAAAGCTCAttctgaaggaggagaaggaaaaagaacagATCAGGGAGCGTCACGCACGTAGTCTCTCCGCTCAGCGCTACGACTCTAAACAGAGCAACTGTGACGCAG ATCCAACTTCACCAACAAAAACTAACTCTTTGCCGGGCTATGGAAGGAATGGGCTACACCGG CCCCAGTCCACGGACTTCACCCAGTACAACAGCTACAGCGACATGTATGGGGGAGGCAGAG AGTTTCAG CACATTAAGGATGGCCGTGCAGCACTTGCAAGGATGGACAGGGGAGTATCTATGCCTAATATGTTGGAACCAAAA GTGTACCCCTATGAAATGCTCATGATAACCAGTAGAGGGAGAGCTAAACTGCCCAGGGATGTGGACAGAACCAGACTGGAG CGCCACTTAGCGCCCGAAACGTTCTTTGACATCTTTGGAATGGAGATCCAGGAGTTTGACAGGCTTCCCCTGTGGAAACGCAACGACATGAAAAAGAAGGCCAAGCTCTTCTAG
- the ablim1a gene encoding actin-binding LIM protein 1a isoform X9 → MVMVKEKVAHAQDTNHHSTEKPLIQCYKCGEPCKGEVLRVQNKHFHLKCFTCKVCGCDLAQGGFFMKNGEYLCTLDYQRMHGTRCNGCGDFVEGEVVTALGKTYHPACFVCTICKRPFPAGDRVTFNGKDCLCQYCVEPMSPGPKDILGSSNCAGCGRDIKNGQALLALDRQWHLGCFKCKACSKVLTGEYISKDGAPYCEKDYQIHFGVQCEACHQFITGKVLEAGDKHYHPSCARCSRCNQMFTEGEEMYLQGSTVWHPGCKNTTRTEERHRERPTRSSSESICSRPGSSIPGSPGHTIYAKVDNEILDYRDLAAIPKVKAIYDIERPDLITYEPMYTTSLDEREERRESVGELHTARRERSPLPDDKFSRNMSPTPPPEGSYDRRERILQRSTSQGSIGSPVYNRHGYTPTLSRSPQHFHRPEALTGMQKLCSSLCSNSVGSRNSDSRPTSPFRHHFLPHSQGTDPPSGRSSPLPLRPDSRPITPPLSLTPKHFHLPDQGINIYRKPPIYKQHAPIGSEGRRRSREDEEEEALKRKQLQEEHLNKIQSGLGKLILKEEKEKEQIRERHARSLSAQRYDSKQSNCDADPTSPTKTNSLPGYGRNGLHRPQSTDFTQYNSYSDMYGGGREFQHIKDGRAALARMDRGVSMPNMLEPKVYPYEMLMITSRGRAKLPRDVDRTRLERHLAPETFFDIFGMEIQEFDRLPLWKRNDMKKKAKLF, encoded by the exons ATGGTCATGGTCAAAGAAAAAG TGGCTCATGCGCAGGACACAAACCACCACTCCACAGAGAAGCCCCTGATTCAGTGCTACAAGTGTGGGGAGCCATGCAAGGGTGAGGTGCTGCGGGTGCAGAACAAGCACTTCCACCTCAAGTGCTTCACCTGTAAAG TGTGTGGCTGTGACCTCGCCCAGGGGGGCTTCTTCATGAAGAATGGAGAGTATCTGTGCACGCTGGACTACCAACGCATGCACGGCACCCGCTGCAATGGCTGTGGGGACTTTGTGGAGGGGGAAGTGGTCACCGCCCTGGGGAAGACCTATCACCCTGCCTGCTTCGTCTGCACCATCTGCAA GCGACCATTCCCTGCTGGGGACAGGGTGACCTTTAATGGGAAGGACTGTCTGTGTCAGTACTGTGTCGAGCCCATGTCTCCAGGACCAAAGGACATCCttggctccagca ATTGTGCAGGATGTGGTCGAGACATTAAGAACGGACAGGCCCTCCTAGCGCTGGACAGACAGTGGCATCTGGGCTGCTTTAAGTGTAAGGCCTGCAGCAAAGTGCTTACCGGGGAGTACATCAGCAA GGATGGCGCCCCCTACTGTGAGAAGGATTACCAGATCCATTTTGGAGTTCAGTGTGAGGCGTGTCATCAGTTCATCACAGGGAAAGTGCTGGAG GCAGGAGACAAGCACTACCACCCCAGTTGTGCGAGATGCAGCAGGTGCAACCAGATGttcacagagggagaggagatgtACCTGCAAG gatcCACCGTTTGGCATCCTGGCTGCAAGAACACGAccagaacagaggagagacacagggagcGG CCTACGAGGTCGTCATCTGAGAGTATTTGTTCCAGACCTGGTTCAAGCATACCTGGCTCACCGGGTCACACGATCTAT GCAAAAGTAGACAATGAGATCCTTGATTACAGAGACCTAGCTGCTATTCCAAAAGTCAAAGCCATTTATGACATTGAGCGTCCTGATCTTATTACCTATGAACCTATGTACACCACCTCcctggatgagagagaggagagacgagagagTGTGGGAGAG CTCCACACTGCCAGGAGGGAACGCTCCCCGCTGCCCGATGACAAG TTCTCAAGGAACATGTCACCAACCCCACCTCCTGAG ggctcCTACGACAGGAGGGAACGTATCCTCCAAAGGTCGACAAGTCAGGGCTCCATAGGATCACCAGTTTATAATCGCCATGGTTACACCCCAACCTTGTCACGGTCCCCGCAGCATTTTCACAGGCCAG AGGCTCTGACAGGCATGCAGAAGCTCTGCTCCTCCCTGTGCAGTAACAGTGTGGGCTCCAGAAATAGTGACTCCCGCCCCACCTCCCCTTTCAGACACCACTTCCTCCCCCATAGCCAAG GCACTGACCCGCCAAGTGGCCGGAGCTCCCCACTCCCGCTCAGGCCCGACAGCCGGCCGATCACTccgcctctctctctgacccctAAACATTTCCACCTCCCAG ATCAGGGGATCAACATCTACAGAAAACCACCCATTTACAAACAACACG CACCCATAGGTTCAGAAGGAAGGCGACGATCCAGagaagacgaggaagaagaggccTTGAAAAGAAAGCAGCTCCAGGAGGAACATCTCAACAAG attcAGTCTGGTTTAGGAAAGCTCAttctgaaggaggagaaggaaaaagaacagATCAGGGAGCGTCACGCACGTAGTCTCTCCGCTCAGCGCTACGACTCTAAACAGAGCAACTGTGACGCAG ATCCAACTTCACCAACAAAAACTAACTCTTTGCCGGGCTATGGAAGGAATGGGCTACACCGG CCCCAGTCCACGGACTTCACCCAGTACAACAGCTACAGCGACATGTATGGGGGAGGCAGAG AGTTTCAG CACATTAAGGATGGCCGTGCAGCACTTGCAAGGATGGACAGGGGAGTATCTATGCCTAATATGTTGGAACCAAAA GTGTACCCCTATGAAATGCTCATGATAACCAGTAGAGGGAGAGCTAAACTGCCCAGGGATGTGGACAGAACCAGACTGGAG CGCCACTTAGCGCCCGAAACGTTCTTTGACATCTTTGGAATGGAGATCCAGGAGTTTGACAGGCTTCCCCTGTGGAAACGCAACGACATGAAAAAGAAGGCCAAGCTCTTCTAG
- the ablim1a gene encoding actin-binding LIM protein 1a isoform X13 — protein MVMVKEKVAHAQDTNHHSTEKPLIQCYKCGEPCKGEVLRVQNKHFHLKCFTCKVCGCDLAQGGFFMKNGEYLCTLDYQRMHGTRCNGCGDFVEGEVVTALGKTYHPACFVCTICKRPFPAGDRVTFNGKDCLCQYCVEPMSPGPKDILGSSNCAGCGRDIKNGQALLALDRQWHLGCFKCKACSKVLTGEYISKDGAPYCEKDYQIHFGVQCEACHQFITGKVLEAGDKHYHPSCARCSRCNQMFTEGEEMYLQGSTVWHPGCKNTTRTEERHRERPTRSSSESICSRPGSSIPGSPGHTIYAKVDNEILDYRDLAAIPKVKAIYDIERPDLITYEPMYTTSLDEREERRESVGELHTARRERSPLPDDKFSRNMSPTPPPEGSYDRRERILQRSTSQGSIGSPVYNRHGYTPTLSRSPQHFHRPDQGINIYRKPPIYKQHAPIGSEGRRRSREDEEEEALKRKQLQEEHLNKIQSGLGKLILKEEKEKEQIRERHARSLSAQRYDSKQSNCDADPTSPTKTNSLPGYGRNGLHRPQSTDFTQYNSYSDMYGGGREFQHIKDGRAALARMDRGVSMPNMLEPKVYPYEMLMITSRGRAKLPRDVDRTRLERHLAPETFFDIFGMEIQEFDRLPLWKRNDMKKKAKLF, from the exons ATGGTCATGGTCAAAGAAAAAG TGGCTCATGCGCAGGACACAAACCACCACTCCACAGAGAAGCCCCTGATTCAGTGCTACAAGTGTGGGGAGCCATGCAAGGGTGAGGTGCTGCGGGTGCAGAACAAGCACTTCCACCTCAAGTGCTTCACCTGTAAAG TGTGTGGCTGTGACCTCGCCCAGGGGGGCTTCTTCATGAAGAATGGAGAGTATCTGTGCACGCTGGACTACCAACGCATGCACGGCACCCGCTGCAATGGCTGTGGGGACTTTGTGGAGGGGGAAGTGGTCACCGCCCTGGGGAAGACCTATCACCCTGCCTGCTTCGTCTGCACCATCTGCAA GCGACCATTCCCTGCTGGGGACAGGGTGACCTTTAATGGGAAGGACTGTCTGTGTCAGTACTGTGTCGAGCCCATGTCTCCAGGACCAAAGGACATCCttggctccagca ATTGTGCAGGATGTGGTCGAGACATTAAGAACGGACAGGCCCTCCTAGCGCTGGACAGACAGTGGCATCTGGGCTGCTTTAAGTGTAAGGCCTGCAGCAAAGTGCTTACCGGGGAGTACATCAGCAA GGATGGCGCCCCCTACTGTGAGAAGGATTACCAGATCCATTTTGGAGTTCAGTGTGAGGCGTGTCATCAGTTCATCACAGGGAAAGTGCTGGAG GCAGGAGACAAGCACTACCACCCCAGTTGTGCGAGATGCAGCAGGTGCAACCAGATGttcacagagggagaggagatgtACCTGCAAG gatcCACCGTTTGGCATCCTGGCTGCAAGAACACGAccagaacagaggagagacacagggagcGG CCTACGAGGTCGTCATCTGAGAGTATTTGTTCCAGACCTGGTTCAAGCATACCTGGCTCACCGGGTCACACGATCTAT GCAAAAGTAGACAATGAGATCCTTGATTACAGAGACCTAGCTGCTATTCCAAAAGTCAAAGCCATTTATGACATTGAGCGTCCTGATCTTATTACCTATGAACCTATGTACACCACCTCcctggatgagagagaggagagacgagagagTGTGGGAGAG CTCCACACTGCCAGGAGGGAACGCTCCCCGCTGCCCGATGACAAG TTCTCAAGGAACATGTCACCAACCCCACCTCCTGAG ggctcCTACGACAGGAGGGAACGTATCCTCCAAAGGTCGACAAGTCAGGGCTCCATAGGATCACCAGTTTATAATCGCCATGGTTACACCCCAACCTTGTCACGGTCCCCGCAGCATTTTCACAGGCCAG ATCAGGGGATCAACATCTACAGAAAACCACCCATTTACAAACAACACG CACCCATAGGTTCAGAAGGAAGGCGACGATCCAGagaagacgaggaagaagaggccTTGAAAAGAAAGCAGCTCCAGGAGGAACATCTCAACAAG attcAGTCTGGTTTAGGAAAGCTCAttctgaaggaggagaaggaaaaagaacagATCAGGGAGCGTCACGCACGTAGTCTCTCCGCTCAGCGCTACGACTCTAAACAGAGCAACTGTGACGCAG ATCCAACTTCACCAACAAAAACTAACTCTTTGCCGGGCTATGGAAGGAATGGGCTACACCGG CCCCAGTCCACGGACTTCACCCAGTACAACAGCTACAGCGACATGTATGGGGGAGGCAGAG AGTTTCAG CACATTAAGGATGGCCGTGCAGCACTTGCAAGGATGGACAGGGGAGTATCTATGCCTAATATGTTGGAACCAAAA GTGTACCCCTATGAAATGCTCATGATAACCAGTAGAGGGAGAGCTAAACTGCCCAGGGATGTGGACAGAACCAGACTGGAG CGCCACTTAGCGCCCGAAACGTTCTTTGACATCTTTGGAATGGAGATCCAGGAGTTTGACAGGCTTCCCCTGTGGAAACGCAACGACATGAAAAAGAAGGCCAAGCTCTTCTAG
- the ablim1a gene encoding actin-binding LIM protein 1a isoform X7 has protein sequence MSARVAHAQDTNHHSTEKPLIQCYKCGEPCKGEVLRVQNKHFHLKCFTCKVCGCDLAQGGFFMKNGEYLCTLDYQRMHGTRCNGCGDFVEGEVVTALGKTYHPACFVCTICKRPFPAGDRVTFNGKDCLCQYCVEPMSPGPKDILGSSNCAGCGRDIKNGQALLALDRQWHLGCFKCKACSKVLTGEYISKDGAPYCEKDYQIHFGVQCEACHQFITGKVLEAGDKHYHPSCARCSRCNQMFTEGEEMYLQGSTVWHPGCKNTTRTEERHRERLLPPSLLFLQKTERQPTRSSSESICSRPGSSIPGSPGHTIYAKVDNEILDYRDLAAIPKVKAIYDIERPDLITYEPMYTTSLDEREERRESVGELHTARRERSPLPDDKFSRNMSPTPPPEGSYDRRERILQRSTSQGSIGSPVYNRHGYTPTLSRSPQHFHRPEALTGMQKLCSSLCSNSVGSRNSDSRPTSPFRHHFLPHSQGTDPPSGRSSPLPLRPDSRPITPPLSLTPKHFHLPDQGINIYRKPPIYKQHAPIGSEGRRRSREDEEEEALKRKQLQEEHLNKIQSGLGKLILKEEKEKEQIRERHARSLSAQRYDSKQSNCDADPTSPTKTNSLPGYGRNGLHRPQSTDFTQYNSYSDMYGGGREFQHIKDGRAALARMDRGVSMPNMLEPKVYPYEMLMITSRGRAKLPRDVDRTRLERHLAPETFFDIFGMEIQEFDRLPLWKRNDMKKKAKLF, from the exons TGGCTCATGCGCAGGACACAAACCACCACTCCACAGAGAAGCCCCTGATTCAGTGCTACAAGTGTGGGGAGCCATGCAAGGGTGAGGTGCTGCGGGTGCAGAACAAGCACTTCCACCTCAAGTGCTTCACCTGTAAAG TGTGTGGCTGTGACCTCGCCCAGGGGGGCTTCTTCATGAAGAATGGAGAGTATCTGTGCACGCTGGACTACCAACGCATGCACGGCACCCGCTGCAATGGCTGTGGGGACTTTGTGGAGGGGGAAGTGGTCACCGCCCTGGGGAAGACCTATCACCCTGCCTGCTTCGTCTGCACCATCTGCAA GCGACCATTCCCTGCTGGGGACAGGGTGACCTTTAATGGGAAGGACTGTCTGTGTCAGTACTGTGTCGAGCCCATGTCTCCAGGACCAAAGGACATCCttggctccagca ATTGTGCAGGATGTGGTCGAGACATTAAGAACGGACAGGCCCTCCTAGCGCTGGACAGACAGTGGCATCTGGGCTGCTTTAAGTGTAAGGCCTGCAGCAAAGTGCTTACCGGGGAGTACATCAGCAA GGATGGCGCCCCCTACTGTGAGAAGGATTACCAGATCCATTTTGGAGTTCAGTGTGAGGCGTGTCATCAGTTCATCACAGGGAAAGTGCTGGAG GCAGGAGACAAGCACTACCACCCCAGTTGTGCGAGATGCAGCAGGTGCAACCAGATGttcacagagggagaggagatgtACCTGCAAG gatcCACCGTTTGGCATCCTGGCTGCAAGAACACGAccagaacagaggagagacacagggagcGG CTATTGCCTCCGTCCCTCTTATTCCtccaaaaaacagaaaggcag CCTACGAGGTCGTCATCTGAGAGTATTTGTTCCAGACCTGGTTCAAGCATACCTGGCTCACCGGGTCACACGATCTAT GCAAAAGTAGACAATGAGATCCTTGATTACAGAGACCTAGCTGCTATTCCAAAAGTCAAAGCCATTTATGACATTGAGCGTCCTGATCTTATTACCTATGAACCTATGTACACCACCTCcctggatgagagagaggagagacgagagagTGTGGGAGAG CTCCACACTGCCAGGAGGGAACGCTCCCCGCTGCCCGATGACAAG TTCTCAAGGAACATGTCACCAACCCCACCTCCTGAG ggctcCTACGACAGGAGGGAACGTATCCTCCAAAGGTCGACAAGTCAGGGCTCCATAGGATCACCAGTTTATAATCGCCATGGTTACACCCCAACCTTGTCACGGTCCCCGCAGCATTTTCACAGGCCAG AGGCTCTGACAGGCATGCAGAAGCTCTGCTCCTCCCTGTGCAGTAACAGTGTGGGCTCCAGAAATAGTGACTCCCGCCCCACCTCCCCTTTCAGACACCACTTCCTCCCCCATAGCCAAG GCACTGACCCGCCAAGTGGCCGGAGCTCCCCACTCCCGCTCAGGCCCGACAGCCGGCCGATCACTccgcctctctctctgacccctAAACATTTCCACCTCCCAG ATCAGGGGATCAACATCTACAGAAAACCACCCATTTACAAACAACACG CACCCATAGGTTCAGAAGGAAGGCGACGATCCAGagaagacgaggaagaagaggccTTGAAAAGAAAGCAGCTCCAGGAGGAACATCTCAACAAG attcAGTCTGGTTTAGGAAAGCTCAttctgaaggaggagaaggaaaaagaacagATCAGGGAGCGTCACGCACGTAGTCTCTCCGCTCAGCGCTACGACTCTAAACAGAGCAACTGTGACGCAG ATCCAACTTCACCAACAAAAACTAACTCTTTGCCGGGCTATGGAAGGAATGGGCTACACCGG CCCCAGTCCACGGACTTCACCCAGTACAACAGCTACAGCGACATGTATGGGGGAGGCAGAG AGTTTCAG CACATTAAGGATGGCCGTGCAGCACTTGCAAGGATGGACAGGGGAGTATCTATGCCTAATATGTTGGAACCAAAA GTGTACCCCTATGAAATGCTCATGATAACCAGTAGAGGGAGAGCTAAACTGCCCAGGGATGTGGACAGAACCAGACTGGAG CGCCACTTAGCGCCCGAAACGTTCTTTGACATCTTTGGAATGGAGATCCAGGAGTTTGACAGGCTTCCCCTGTGGAAACGCAACGACATGAAAAAGAAGGCCAAGCTCTTCTAG